TAGTAGGTCACGTGCATGGTCGTCGTGCCGCCCGGCCGGTGCCCGGGGTCCACGGTGAAAGCGGCGAAGCCGTACGGATGGTCGAGGTCGCGCACCGCGCTCCACACCGCTTTTTCGCGTACGTAGGTCGGTTTCCGCTTGCCGGTGGCCGGATCCCGCTTGTCGGCGACGGCGGTCAGCACTTTTCCGGTGCCGTCCTTGAAGAAGCTCCCGTTGGTGGTCCCGGAGACGCCGCCTCCGCCCAGAATCATGTGCACGGTGCCGTGCGTGGCGTCGATGTTGTCGGTCGCGTCGGACACCGGATTCGGCGTCAGCGTCTCGCTTTCCGCGACGACTCCGTGCACGGCGAGGGAGCGTTCGTAGTCGTGCTCGTGCCCGCAGAGCACCAGGTCCACGCCGTAGCGGTCGAACAGCGGGCCGTACTTCTCCCGCAAGCCCAGGTCGGCGCCGTTCGCGTCGGACGTGCTGATCATGACCTGGTGCATCGCGACGACGATCCAGTCCACGTCTCGCGACGCCCGGGCCGCGGCGAGTTCCTTCTCCAGCCAGGCGAGCTGCCGTCCGCCGGAGTAGCCGTTGACGTAGACGTCGCCGCCGTCCTGCAGGCAGTTGTCGTCGTTCTGCAGCACGACGACCCGCACCGAGCCGACGGTGAAGCCGTACCAGAGCCCGGCGAGTTCGGGGTCCGTTTCGGTGGAGGGCAGCTGGAAGTACGCCTGGTAGGCGTCCATGCCGATCGCGCCGTTCTTCTTCTCGATCTCGTGGTTGCCCGCGGCGGGCATCCACGGCCGGTACCGCGCCGAGCGGGTGTTGTTGGTGAAGAAGTTGTTCCAGGTGCGGACGCGGTCGACGTCGAGGTTGGCGTAACAGAGGTCGCCGTTGAGCAGGTGGAACAGCGGCGCGACGGTCTCGATGCCGGTGACGATGTCCTTCGTGGCCGG
The nucleotide sequence above comes from Amycolatopsis sp. AA4. Encoded proteins:
- a CDS encoding metallophosphoesterase family protein; translation: MGASAAVPLLGTGTAAAAPLAPSPGGGATPVQGLHLTFGRDPARQMVVSWLTDGPVRRPRVLYGTLDDGFGSYAPAVTRTYLDGASNRTVWVHHAEINRLRPNTEYLYIAQHDGATPDAGTFRTAPSGRAPFTFTSFGDQSAPQVTWDLKGAPALDFFSTPATKDIVTGIETVAPLFHLLNGDLCYANLDVDRVRTWNNFFTNNTRSARYRPWMPAAGNHEIEKKNGAIGMDAYQAYFQLPSTETDPELAGLWYGFTVGSVRVVVLQNDDNCLQDGGDVYVNGYSGGRQLAWLEKELAAARASRDVDWIVVAMHQVMISTSDANGADLGLREKYGPLFDRYGVDLVLCGHEHDYERSLAVHGVVAESETLTPNPVSDATDNIDATHGTVHMILGGGGVSGTTNGSFFKDGTGKVLTAVADKRDPATGKRKPTYVREKAVWSAVRDLDHPYGFAAFTVDPGHRPGGTTTMHVTYYNVNKPTGELSVFERFSLHRKRADG